One stretch of Arachis duranensis cultivar V14167 chromosome 1, aradu.V14167.gnm2.J7QH, whole genome shotgun sequence DNA includes these proteins:
- the LOC107479266 gene encoding pentatricopeptide repeat-containing protein DOT4, chloroplastic-like yields MRVWPLRSQRAFSFLPSPPTQTSITLQACSSSKSLTKAKQIHQQIIINGTHRNPFFATKLIQLYIDCDDISSALFLLHHLHPPNVFAFTSILRFYSRHGQMRQCIRTYVDLRVMGVVPDGYVFPKVLKACAQSQWFETGVAVHKDVITFGSESNLQACNAVLDMYSKCADVQSAQKVFNEMSERDVFSWNSMMSGYVSNGLFEEAVRLLGLMRASGDCEPDVVTWNTMMDAYCKMGRCSEALRVFHQIKDPNVISWTTLISGYAGVRRHDLALGTFRDMVNFGMVLPDVDSLSGILVSCRFLGSLTSGNEVHCYGVKVISGDAFYKSAGAALLTLYANCGRLNDAENVFDRMDKSDVVTWNAMIYGLIDMGLANEAVQCFKEMQASNVKVDQTTVSTLLLACDLRRGKEMHAYVLKHRYNWVIPVCNALIHTYSKCGCIAYAYSVFSTMAVRDLVSWNTIISGFGMHGLGQTVLKLLQEMRDAGISPDSVTFSSALSACSHSGLVNEGIELFYRMIEEFSLNPAKEHFSCVVDMLARAGRLEDAFHFINKMPLEPDKHVWGALLAACQEHQNVSVGKLAAEKLIDLEPQEAGHYVTLSNIYSKAGRWNDAARIHQKSITKHYNVVFSCSLRKCCKEHLGVR; encoded by the coding sequence ATGAGGGTATGGCCACTACGCTCACAAAGAGCATTTTCATTCTTACCATCTCCACCAACACAAACCTCAATCACATTACAAGCATGCTCATCTTCCAAATCTCTCACCAAAGCAAAACAGATTCACCAGCAAATCATCATCAATGGCACACACCGCAACCCTTTCTTTGCGACGAAACTAATCCAGCTTTACATTGATTGCGATGACATATCTTCTGCATTGTTCTTGCTCCATCACCTGCACCCACCTAATGTGTTCGCCTTCACCTCCATCTTGCGGTTCTACTCCAGACATGGGCAAATGCGCCAATGCATAAGAACCTATGTTGATTTGAGGGTAATGGGTGTTGTCCCAGATGGTTACGTGTTTCCCAAGGTTTTAAAGGCATGTGCTCAATCTCAGTGGTTTGAAACCGGTGTTGCGGTGCACAAGGATGTCATCACTTTTGGGTCGGAGTCCAACTTGCAAGCTTGCAATGCTGTGCTGGATATGTACTCAAAATGCGCAGATGTTCAGAGTGCTCAAAAGGTGTTCAATGAAATGTCTGAACGAGATGTTTTTTCATGGAATTCAATGATGTCTGGGTATGTGTCTAATGGGTTGTTCGAGGAGGCTGTGCGACTGTTGGGATTGATGAGAGCAAGTGGGGATTGCGAACCGGATGTTGTGACATGGAACACTATGATGGATGCTTATTGTAAGATGGGGCGTTGCAGTGAGGCCTTAAGGGTCTTTCATCAAATTAAGGATCCTAATGTTATTTCATGGACAACATTAATTTCAGGTTATGCTGGTGTTAGGAGACATGATCTTGCTTTGGGAACTTTTAGGGATATGGTTAATTTTGGGATGGTTTTGCCTGATGTGGATTCTCTTTCTGGTATCCTTGTATCATGCAGGTTTTTGGGGTCCTTAACTAGTGGGAATGAAGTGCACTGTTATGGTGTCAAAGTCATTTCCGGGGATGCGTTTTACAAGTCTGCTGGTGCTGCTTTATTGACTTTATATGCCAATTGTGGAAGGCTAAATGATGCTGAAAATGTATTTGATAGAATGGACAAATCTGATGTTGTTACTTGGAATGCCATGATTTATGGGCTCATTGATATGGGGCTAGCAAACGAGGCAGTTCAATGTTTCAAGGAAATGCAAGCAAGCAATGTAAAAGTTGATCAGACAACTGTATCTACTCTATTGCTTGCGTGTGACTTGAGACGTGGAAAAGAGATGCACGCATATGTCTTAAAACACCGTTACAATTGGGTAATTCCTGTTTGTAATGCACTAATTCATACATACTCGAAATGTGGATGCATTGCATATGCATATTCTGTGTTTTCCACCATGGCTGTGAGGGACTTGGTTTCATGGAACACAATTATCAGCGGATTTGGAATGCATGGCCTTGGCCAAACTGTTCTAAAGCTTTTGCAAGAAATGAGGGATGCAGGCATTAGCCCGGATTCGGTAACATTTTCATCTGCCCTCTCGGCTTGCAGTCATTCAGGACTTGTGAATGAAGGGATTGAACTCTTCTACAGAATGATAGAGGAATTCAGCTTAAACCCAGCAAAGGAACACTTCTCTTGTGTTGTTGACATGCTAGCTCGCGCTGGCAGGCTTGAAGATGCTTTTCATTTCATTAACAAGATGCCACTGGAACCAGATAAACATGTTTGGGGAGCTTTACTTGCAGCATGCCAAGAGCACCAAAATGTTAGCGTCGGCAAACTGGCTGCTGAAAAATTGATCGATTTAGAACCTCAAGAAGCTGGTCATTATGTGACATTGTCCAATATATATTCAAAAGCTGGAAGATGGAATGATGCTGCAAGAATTCATCAGAAAAGCATTACAAAGCATTACAACGTAGTTTTCAGTTGTTCGCTAAGAAAATGTTGTAAGGAGCATTTAGGTGTTAGATGA